Below is a window of Myxococcus guangdongensis DNA.
AGCTGCTAATCACCAGCCCACCATGCCTCCCGCTTCGCTGCGCTCCCGTCCTGGTCGTCTCCGCCGGCTCCTCGTCGTGTCCGTCGGCGTGGCGACGTGTGGCGTGTTCGGCCTCGCGTTCTGGGTGGACCGCTTCGGTCAGCGCGAGCGCGCCGAGTCCGCTGATGCGGTGGTGGTGCTGGGCGCGCGAGTGCTGGCGGGTGGAGTCCCCTCCGGCGCGCTGCGAGCACGCACGGAGCAGGCGGTGGCGCTGTACCAGCGCGGTGTGGCGTTGCGGCTCGTATTCTCCGGAGGCGTGGGCGTGCATCCTCCCTCGGAGGCGCGCGCGATGCTGGCGCTGGCGACGCGATTGGGTGTGCCCCCGGAGGCGTGCGTGCTGGAGGAGGAGAGCCACTCCACCGATGACAACGCGCGCCTGACGTCGGTCCTGCTGCGAGAACTGGGCGCGAGGCGCGTGGTGGTGGTGTCGGACCCGTACCACCTGCTGCGCGCGCGGCAGTACTTCCGGCTCAATGGCTTCGAGGTGCTCACCAGCCCCGCGCTTCAAACGGAGCGCAACCTGAGCTGGGTGGACCGCTGCTACTGGACGATGCGCGAGGCCCTCGCGCTGCTGCTCCACCCAAGCCTGCTGCTCGCGCGAGCCCCTGCGGGCGTTACGACTCCGGCGCCTTGAGCGCGCAGCGCTCGGTCGCCCTCGGGTCTCGCCACGCGCAGCAGGCCAGGTGAACTGCTGCTGGACGATGCGCGAGGTCAACGCGCCGCTGCATCCGAGTGCTCCTCGCGGACGTCACGACTCCGGCGCCTTGAGCGCACGCAGTACGCGGTCGCCTCCAGGCATCGCCACGCGCAGCAGCACGGACTCACCTGGCTCGGCCTCGCGCAGCGCCTGCGCCAGATCGGAGGCGCGGCGCACGGGCCGACCCGACGCCTCCACCACCACCATGCCGGGCACCAGTCCCGCGCGCTCGGCGCTGGAGCCCGGGACGACGTCCGTCACCAGCGCGCCCGCGCGAGGCAACTCCTGCGCCCGCGCCAACCTCGGGTCCATGTCCGACAGCGTGAGCCCCACGCGCTGATGCGCCGGTGCCTCCGGCTCCTCAGCGGGACGCCGCGCGGCCACGCCCTCGAGGTCCGGACGCGTGCCCAGCGTCACGTTCACCTCGGTCTTCTTCCCTTCGCGATACACGGTGAGCGGCAGCGTGCTGCCCGGCGCCTTCAGCGCCACGGTGCGCGTGAGCGCGCGTCCCGAGGCGATGGGGCGTCCTCCCGCCTCGACGATGAGGTCATCGGGACGCAGCCCCGCCTCGGCCGCGGGCGTGCCCTGGGTCACATCCGTGACGAGCGCGCCATCGCGCACCGGCACCCCCAGCGCCGCGCCCAGGTCCGGCGTCACGTCCTGCACCGCCACACCCAGCCATCCCCGCGTGACGGTGCCCTCCTTCTCCAACTGGGGCAGCAGCTGCTTCACCAGCGTGCTTGGCACCGCGAAGCCGATGCTGGAGCCCTGGCCCGCGATGGCGGTGTTGATGCCCACCACCTCACCCTGGAGGTTGAACAGCGGCCCGCCGGAGTTGCCCGGGTTGATGGCGGCGTCCGTCTGCAGGAAGTCGTCGAACGGGCCCGCCTGGATGTCGCGCGCCTTGGCGGAGACGATGCCCAGGCTGACGCTCGAGTCCAGACCGAAGGGGTTGCCGATGGCCACCACCCAGTCGCCCACGCGCATCGCGTCCGAGTCACCCAGCTTCACCACGGGCAGCTTCTCCACCTTCCCCTGGAGCTGGAGCACCGCCACGTCCGTGAGCGGGTCCGTACCCACGACCTTCGCGGCCTGCTGACGTCCGTCGGAGAAGTGCACCTGAATCGACGTGGCGCCCTGCACCACGTGGTTGTTGGTGAGGACCAGCCCGCGCGCATCCACCACGAAGCCGGAGCCGAGGCCCTGGCGCGGCCCCTCATCACGAGGGTCCTCGAACGGCGAGCCGAACGGGAGCGCGCCACCGAACGTCCCACCCCGGCCCTCGTCCCCCCAGGGCGAGCCTCGACGCGCGCGGGCAGGCGCCGCATCCCGCACCTCCACCTTGACGACGGCGGGCTGCACCGACGCGACCAGCGGCGCCACGGACGCGAGCGCCGCGTTCATGTCCGGCGGCATGACCTGCTTCGCGGGTGCGGAGTCCGTGCTCGGGGACTCGGTGGGGGCAGGCGGGGGAGCGGGCGCTTCCTCCTGACCTCGGCGACAGGCCGACAGCATCAGGACCAGGGCCAGGACTCCCGTGCTTCTGCATCCCTTCATCACGTTCCTCCCTCGGGCCCACGCGACGTTCACGGGAGTGAGTTGGGGCGCCTCGGAGCCGGCGGCACGCAAGAGCGGGCGTGGCTCGCCCGCTCGGGGGACATCAGGAGGCTGAACGCTCGCGGGAGGGTGTGGCTGCCGCCGCGCCCAGGGTATCCATGCGGCGCAAGAGCTTCTCCAGGATGCGGAAGAGCGCCTTGCGGTCGCCCGCGTCGAGGATGTGGAGCAACTGCCCCATGCCCTGCATCACGAAGCGCTCGAGCCGCTGGTAGGTCTGCAGGCCATCGGCCGTGAGCCGACAGCGCACGACGCGGCGGTCCTCGGCGGTGCGCTCGCGCACCAGGTGTCCCTCGCGCTCCAGCCGGTCGACGAGTCCGGTGACGGTCTTCTCGGTGACGCCCAGCCGGCGAGCAAGCTCGCCCATCGTGAGCGCGCCATCCTGTCCGAGCCAGAGCAGCGCATGGACCTGGGGCGCGGTGAACTGGAGCTGCTCGCACGTGGCGGCGATGGGGTCGCGGAGCGAACGGCGCCGGCCCATCGCGAGCAGCAGGTGCTGGAGCCTCAGCACGTCCGCCGACAGGTCCTCATCCTCTTTAGAATGGATATTCCGGGACACGGAGTATGGCTTAGCGGGCATGGCCCCACGGGTCAACCCGTTGTCACGGCGTGGGCTGCCGTGCGGACAATGCGCTCCTTCGCCGACGGTGGTGAGAGGAGCGTCCAGGAGTGCGTACCATGTTTCGGCTGTACGTGACGGCCCTGTTCCTCGTGTCCTTGTTGGCGCGAGCGGACGAGGGGCTCGTCTTCGCCGCGGCCAGCACGACGGATGTGCTCGAGGAGCTGCGGCCGGCCTTCACGAAGGCCACGGGCCACACGGTGGTGGTGGCGCTGGGCTCGTCGGGGGATTTGGCCCGCCAGGCGATGGCGGGTGCGCCGGCGGATGCGTTCCTGTCGGCGGACGTGGCTCGGATGGAGGCCGTGCAGGCGGCGGGGTTGGTGCGGCGCGGCACGCGGGTGGATTTGCTGTCGAACCGGCTGGTGGTGGTGGTGCCGGTGGGCGCGAAGGGGAAGGCGCCGGGCAAGGCGGAGGACCTGAAGGGGCTGAAGCGGCTGGTGTTGGCGGACCCGGGCATCGTGCCCGCGGGGGTGTACGCGAAGGCGTGGTTGGAGAAGGTCGGGGTGTGGAAGGACGTGGAGGGGAAGGTGGTGCCGGCCGTGGATGTGCGGGGTGCGCTGGCGGCGGTGGAGGCGGGGCGGGTGGACGCGGGGGTGGTGTACGCGACGGACGCGGCGCAGTCGAAGAAGGTGCGGGTGGCGTTCGAGGTGCCGTCGGCGGATGCGCCGCGCATCGTCTATCCGGTGGCGGCGCTGGTGAAGGGCAAGGCGCCAGAGGTCGGCGTCGCCTTCGTGAAGTTCCTCCAGACGGAGCCCGCGCGAGCGGCCTTCCGGCGCCATGGCTTCGTCGTGCTCTCGGCCGACGAGGGGACGAAGGCACGGTGACGGCCGACACGGTGGGTTTGGTGGGGTTCACGGTGACGGTGGCGGCGGTGGCCACGCTGGTCATCCTCCCGCCCGGTGTGGCGGTGGCCTACGCGTTGTCGCGCTGGCGAGGGCCGGGGCAGGGCGTGGTGGACACGGTGCTGGCGCTGCCGTTGGTGTTGCCGCCGACGGCGGTGGGGTTGGTGTTGCTGGAGTTGCTCGGGCGCGAGGGGCCGCTGGGGCGTGTGTTGGATGCGATGGGCGTGGAGGTGGTGTTCACGCCCGGGGCGGTGGTGCTCGCGAGCGCGGTGATGGCGTTCCCGCTGGTCGTGCGCTCGGCGCGCTCGGGGTTCGAGGAGGTAGACCCTCGGTTGGTGGCGGTGGCGCGCACGTTGGGGGACTCGCGGGCGCGGGCGTTCTTCCGGGTGACGTTGCCGCTGGCGTGGCGCGGGGTGGTGGTGGGGGCGCTCTTGGCGTTCTCGCGAGCGCTCGGCGAGTTCGGCGCGACGGTGCTGGTGGCGGGGAACATCCCGGGGCGCACGCAGACGTTGTCGCTGGCCATCTTCCAGTACACGCAGCTGGGGCAGGACGCGGAGGCGCTGCGACTGGCGGGCATCGCGGCGTTGTTGGCGTTCGTCGCGGTGTACGCCACGGAAGGGCTGACGCGGTGGCGGGGACGGCGGGTGCGCGCGTGAGTCTGGAGCTCTCGGTTCGATTGCCGCTGGCGCGCTTCGTGTTGGAAGTGGACGCGCGGCTGGAGGGCGCGTCGGTGGCGGTGCTGGGGCGCTCGGGTTCAGGGAAGACGTCGTTGTTGGAGGTGCTTGCGGGGCTGCGGTCTGGTGCGCGAGGGCGCGTCGTCGTCGGTGGGCGCGTGCTGTTGGACAGTGAGGCTCGCGTGGAGGTGCCTCCGGAGGCGCGGCGCATGGGGTATGTGCCGCAGGACGCGCTGTTGTTCCCGCACCTCACGGCGGAGGAGAACGTGCGTTACGGCGCGAGGAAGGGGCGGCCGTCGCGCTTCGACGAGGCGGTGGGGCTGCTCGAGTTGGGGCCGCTGTTGCATCGCTATCCGGCGACGCTGTCGGGAGGCGAGAAGCAGCGGGTGGCGTTGGCGCGAGCGTTGGCGACGGACCCGGCGCTGTTGCTGCTCGACGAGCCATTGGCCGCGCTGGACGTGACGTTGAAGGAGCGGGTGCTGCCGTATCTCCTGCGCGTTCGCGACGAGGCGCGGGTGCCGATGTTGTACGTGACGCACCAGTTGGGTGAGGCGCGGGTGTTGGCGAAGGAGGCGGTGCTGCTGGACGAGGGACGCGTGCGCGCGGCGGGGCCCGCGTCCCAGGTGCTGGGGGCGTCAGCACGAGGTCTGCTGGCGTCGGATGCGGAGGGCGAGGAGAACATCCTCGAAGGGGTGGTGGAGCGTCCGGAGGAGGGCGGCACGCGGCTGCGTGTGACGCAGGGGCTGGGGCTGTGGGTCCCGGACGCGCCGGAGTTGGCGGTAGGCGCGCGAGCGGCCTACGCGGTGCCGGCGAGCGACATCCTGCTCTCGATGGGCGCGCTGACCGGAGTGTCCGCGCGCAACGTGCTCGCGGGCACGGTGGCGGGTGTGGAGAGCGCGGGAGCAGGAGAGGCCGCGGCCACCGTGGACGTCGAAGGCGTGCGCTGGGTGGTGCGGCTCACCGAGGCCTCCGTGCGCGAGCTGGGCGTGAGCACGGGCGCACGCGTGTACCTCGCGGTGAAGACAGCGGCGTGCCGCCGTCTGCGGTGAGCAGCGAGCCGATGCATCCAGGACGACGCGGCCACCGCTGTATCTCTTCCGCACATGCCTTGGTGGGGCAGGGCGTGACTGCGTGACGGTGTAGGATTTCGCCCGCGCGTTGATTGTCCAGGTACGTGTCAGTTGGCAATGCCAGCATCTTCGCGACGGGCCTTCCCTGGAGGGAGGCGCGGAGGTGCGGAATGCGTGC
It encodes the following:
- a CDS encoding YdcF family protein translates to MPPASLRSRPGRLRRLLVVSVGVATCGVFGLAFWVDRFGQRERAESADAVVVLGARVLAGGVPSGALRARTEQAVALYQRGVALRLVFSGGVGVHPPSEARAMLALATRLGVPPEACVLEEESHSTDDNARLTSVLLRELGARRVVVVSDPYHLLRARQYFRLNGFEVLTSPALQTERNLSWVDRCYWTMREALALLLHPSLLLARAPAGVTTPAP
- a CDS encoding trypsin-like peptidase domain-containing protein, which produces MKGCRSTGVLALVLMLSACRRGQEEAPAPPPAPTESPSTDSAPAKQVMPPDMNAALASVAPLVASVQPAVVKVEVRDAAPARARRGSPWGDEGRGGTFGGALPFGSPFEDPRDEGPRQGLGSGFVVDARGLVLTNNHVVQGATSIQVHFSDGRQQAAKVVGTDPLTDVAVLQLQGKVEKLPVVKLGDSDAMRVGDWVVAIGNPFGLDSSVSLGIVSAKARDIQAGPFDDFLQTDAAINPGNSGGPLFNLQGEVVGINTAIAGQGSSIGFAVPSTLVKQLLPQLEKEGTVTRGWLGVAVQDVTPDLGAALGVPVRDGALVTDVTQGTPAAEAGLRPDDLIVEAGGRPIASGRALTRTVALKAPGSTLPLTVYREGKKTEVNVTLGTRPDLEGVAARRPAEEPEAPAHQRVGLTLSDMDPRLARAQELPRAGALVTDVVPGSSAERAGLVPGMVVVEASGRPVRRASDLAQALREAEPGESVLLRVAMPGGDRVLRALKAPES
- a CDS encoding MarR family winged helix-turn-helix transcriptional regulator, whose amino-acid sequence is MSRNIHSKEDEDLSADVLRLQHLLLAMGRRRSLRDPIAATCEQLQFTAPQVHALLWLGQDGALTMGELARRLGVTEKTVTGLVDRLEREGHLVRERTAEDRRVVRCRLTADGLQTYQRLERFVMQGMGQLLHILDAGDRKALFRILEKLLRRMDTLGAAAATPSRERSAS
- the modA gene encoding molybdate ABC transporter substrate-binding protein, with translation MFRLYVTALFLVSLLARADEGLVFAAASTTDVLEELRPAFTKATGHTVVVALGSSGDLARQAMAGAPADAFLSADVARMEAVQAAGLVRRGTRVDLLSNRLVVVVPVGAKGKAPGKAEDLKGLKRLVLADPGIVPAGVYAKAWLEKVGVWKDVEGKVVPAVDVRGALAAVEAGRVDAGVVYATDAAQSKKVRVAFEVPSADAPRIVYPVAALVKGKAPEVGVAFVKFLQTEPARAAFRRHGFVVLSADEGTKAR
- the modB gene encoding molybdate ABC transporter permease subunit, whose product is MTADTVGLVGFTVTVAAVATLVILPPGVAVAYALSRWRGPGQGVVDTVLALPLVLPPTAVGLVLLELLGREGPLGRVLDAMGVEVVFTPGAVVLASAVMAFPLVVRSARSGFEEVDPRLVAVARTLGDSRARAFFRVTLPLAWRGVVVGALLAFSRALGEFGATVLVAGNIPGRTQTLSLAIFQYTQLGQDAEALRLAGIAALLAFVAVYATEGLTRWRGRRVRA
- the modC gene encoding molybdenum ABC transporter ATP-binding protein codes for the protein MSLELSVRLPLARFVLEVDARLEGASVAVLGRSGSGKTSLLEVLAGLRSGARGRVVVGGRVLLDSEARVEVPPEARRMGYVPQDALLFPHLTAEENVRYGARKGRPSRFDEAVGLLELGPLLHRYPATLSGGEKQRVALARALATDPALLLLDEPLAALDVTLKERVLPYLLRVRDEARVPMLYVTHQLGEARVLAKEAVLLDEGRVRAAGPASQVLGASARGLLASDAEGEENILEGVVERPEEGGTRLRVTQGLGLWVPDAPELAVGARAAYAVPASDILLSMGALTGVSARNVLAGTVAGVESAGAGEAAATVDVEGVRWVVRLTEASVRELGVSTGARVYLAVKTAACRRLR